The genomic segment CCGCCGAAAGAAGCGTCAGGCAAAGGCCGGAGGCGTTCCGCGGAGTTGCGTTTTCGGCACGGATGAAAGAGAACGGAAGTCTAACGGAGCGACGTGCTCCGGTCAAGGAACGGAGCGCACAGTCTATACTTGCCGCCGGAGGGACCGCACCATCCCGCGACCGAGTCTGCGCTGATGAACCTGCTTCGCCTGGCGCTCATTGTCCTGTACACCTTCGTGATCGGAACGATCACGATTGTCCTCTGTGTTCTGGTCCCTGGGGGTTCGACTCTGAGGCCGCTGGCGCGCCTCTGGTCCTGGCTGGTGCTGCGGACCTGCCGGGTGCGCTCCCGGGCCATCTACCATCCGCACCTGGATCCTGCCCGACCGAGCATTTACATCGCGAACCACCAGAGCCAGTTCGACATCCCCGCGCTCGCACTGGCCATGAAATCCGATTTCCGGATGGTCTCCAAGCGAGAGCTCCTTTACGTGCCCGTTTTCGGTTGGGCTCTCTGGTTCGCGGGATTCGTCTTCATCGACCGCACCAACCGCGCCAAGGCGATCCAGAGCCTGGATCGGACGGCACGCATGATTCGCAAGGGAACCTCGGTCGTCGTGTTCGCAGAGGGCACGCGCAGCCCCGACCGCCGGCTCCTCCCCTTCAAGAAGGGAGGGTTCATCCTCGCGTTGCAGGCCGGCGTGCCGATCGTCCCCGTCTCCATCCGAGGTGGACACGACGTCCTGCCCAAGGGCAGTCTGCGGATCCGGCCCGGCACCATCGAGGTAGTGTTCGGCGAACCGGTTCCGACCTCCTCCTATTCCCTGGAGACCAAGGACGATCTGATCGCCGCAGTGCGGGAGCGGATCACGGCGGGACTCGCTCAGACGCCGGACCTGTTCCGCGTCTCCACATCTGCTATTTGATGTCGTGCA from the Candidatus Polarisedimenticolia bacterium genome contains:
- a CDS encoding lysophospholipid acyltransferase family protein; this translates as MNLLRLALIVLYTFVIGTITIVLCVLVPGGSTLRPLARLWSWLVLRTCRVRSRAIYHPHLDPARPSIYIANHQSQFDIPALALAMKSDFRMVSKRELLYVPVFGWALWFAGFVFIDRTNRAKAIQSLDRTARMIRKGTSVVVFAEGTRSPDRRLLPFKKGGFILALQAGVPIVPVSIRGGHDVLPKGSLRIRPGTIEVVFGEPVPTSSYSLETKDDLIAAVRERITAGLAQTPDLFRVSTSAI